From a region of the Pan paniscus chromosome 19, NHGRI_mPanPan1-v2.0_pri, whole genome shotgun sequence genome:
- the GPATCH8 gene encoding G patch domain-containing protein 8 isoform X2: MGMGRMEMELDYAEDATERRRVLEVEKEDTEELRQKYKDYVDKEKAIAKALEDLRANFYCELCDKQYQKHQEFDNHINSYDHAHKQRLKDLKQREFARNVSSRSRKDEKKQEKALRRLHELAEQRKQAECAPGSGPMFKPTTVAVDEEGGEDDKDESATNSGTGATASCGLGSEFSTDKGGPFTAVQITNTTGLAQAPGLASQGISFGIKNNLGTPLQKLGVSFSFAKKAPVKLESIASVFKDHAEEGTSEDGTKPDEKGSDQGLQKVGDSDGSSNLDGKKEDEDPQDGGSLASTLSKLKRMKREEGAGATEPEYYHYIPPAHCKVKPNFPFLLFMRASEQMDGDNTTHPKNAPESKKGSSPKPKSCIKAAASQGAEKTVSEVSEQPKETSMTEPSEPGSKAEAKKALGGDVSDQSLESHSQKVSETQMCESNSSKETSLATPAGKESQEGPKHPTGPFFPVLSKDESTALQWPSELLIFTKAEPSISYSCNPLYFDFKLSRNKDARTKGTEKPKDIGSSSKDHLQGLNPGEPNKNKEVGGEKIVRSSGGRMDAPASGSACSGLNKQEPGGSHGSETEDTGRSLPSKKERSGKSHRHKKKKKHKKSSKHKRKHKADTEEKSSKAESGEKSKKRKKRKRKKNKSSAPADSERGPKPEPPGSGSPAPPRRRRRAQDDSQRRSLPAEEGSSGKKDEGGGGSSSQDHGGRKHKGELPPSSCQRRAGTKRSSRSSHRSQPSSGDEDSDDASSHRLHQKSPSQYSEEEEEEDSGSEHSHSRSRSGRRHSSHRSSRRSYSSSSDASSDQSCYSRQRSYSDDSYSDYSDRSRRHSKRSHDSDDSDYASSKHRSKRHKYSSSDDDYSLSCSQSRSRSRSHTRERSRSRGRSRSSSCSRSRSKRRSRSTTAHSWQRSRSYSRDRSRSTRSPSQRSGSRKGSWGHESPEERHSGRRDFIRSKIYRSQSPHYFRSGRGEGPGKKDDGRGDDSKATGPPSQNSNIGTGRGSEGDCSPEDKNSVTAKLLLEKIQSRKVERKPSVSEEVQATPNKAGPKLKDPPQGYFGPKLPPSLGNKPVLPLIGKLPATRKPNKKCEESGLERGEEQEQSETEEGPPGSSDALFAHQFPSEETTGPLLDPPPEESKSGEGTADHPVAPLGTPAHSDCYPGDPTISHNYLPDPSDGDTLESLDSSSQPGPVESSLLPIAPDLEHFPSYAPPSGDPSIESTDGAEDASLAPLESQPITFTPEEMEKYSKLQQAAQQHIQQQLLAKQVKAFPASAALAPATPALQPIHIQQPATASATSITTVQHAILQHHAAAAAAAIGIHPHPHPQPLAQVHHIPQPHLTPISLSHLTHSIIPGHPATFLASHPIHIIPASAIHPGPFTFHPVPHAALYPTLLAPRPAAAAATALHLHPLLHPIFSGQDLQHPPSHGT, from the exons AGATTAAAAGATCTGAAGCAGAGAGAGTTTGCTCGAAATGTCTCTTCAAGATCCCGCAAGGATgagaaaaaacaggaaaaagccCTTCGGCGGCTCCATGAGTTGGCAGAGCAAAGAAAACAAGCTGAATG TGCACCTGGAAGTGGTCCCATGTTCAAACCAACCACAGTGGCTGTAGATGAAGAAGGTGGAGAAGATGATAAAGATGAATCAGCTACAAATAGTGGCACAGGTGCCACTGCTTCTTGTGGCCTGGGATCTGAATTCTCCACAGATAAAGGAGGCCCTTTCACTGCAGTACAAATCACTAATACCACTGGACTGGCCCAGGCTCCTGGGTTAGCCTCCCAAGGCATCAGCTTTGGCATTAAGAATAATCTGGGGACCCCATTGCAAAAATTGGGAGTGTCATTTTCTTTTGCCAAGAAGGCTCCTGTCAAACTCGAATCAATAGCATCAGTTTTCAAGGACCATGCGGAAGAAGGGACCTCTGAAGATGGAACAAAACCCGATGAGAAGGGTTCTGACCAAGGACTGCAGAAGGTAGGAGACTCTGATGGGAGCAGTAATCTTGATGGTAAAAAAGAGGATGAAGACCCTCAGGATGGAGGGTCCCTTGCCTCAACATTATCCAAATTAAAAAGGATGAAACGAGAAGAAGGAGCTGGGGCTACAGAGCCTGAGTATTACCACTACATCCCCCCAGCACACTGCAAAGTAAAACCTAATTTTCCCTTTCTACTTTTTATGAGAGCCAGTGAACAAATGGATGGTGATAATACTACACACCCAAAGAATGCCCCAGAGAGTAAAAAAGGCAGTTCTCCCAAGCCTAAAAGCTGCATCAAGGCGGCAGCAAGCCAAGGAGCAGAAAAGACAGTTAGTGAAGTCTCTGAGCAGCCGAAGGAAACCAGCATGACCGAGCCCTCAGAACCAGGAAGCAAAGCTGAGGCAAAGAAGGCCTTAGGAGGGGATGTAAGTGATCAGAGTTTAGAAAGTCATAGTCAGAAGGTTTCAGAGACCCAAATGTGTGAGTCCAACTCTTCTAAAGAAACATCTCTGGCCACCCCAGCAGGGAAAGAAAGCCAAGAAGGACCCAAACATCCTACTGGTCCCTTCTTCCCAGTTTTGAGCAAAGATGAAAGCACTGCCCTCCAGTGGCCATCAGAACTATTAATTTTCACCAAGGCAGAACCCTCCATTTCATACAGTTGTAACCCTTTATATTTTGACTTTAAACTTTCAAGGAACAAAGATGCCAGAActaaaggaacagaaaaaccaaaggATATAGGAAGCTCCTCAAAGGACCATCTCCAAGGCCTAAATCCTGGTGAGCCAAATAAAAACAAGGAAGTGGGCGGAGAGAAAATAGTACGTTCCTCAGGAGGCAGAATGGACGCACCTGCTTCAGGGTCTGCCTGTAGCGGCCTGAACAAGCAGGAGCCTGGGGGTAGCCATGGGTCTGAGacagaagacacagggagaagccTTCCCAGCAAGAAAGAACGATCTGGGAAGTCCCACcggcacaaaaagaaaaagaagcacaaAAAATCCAGCAAACACAAACGTAAACACAAGGCTGACACAGAAGAGAAAAGCTCTAAGGCAGAGTCAGGGGAGAAATCTAAGAAGCGCAAGAAACGAAAACGAAAGAAGAATAAGTCATCAGCCCCAGCAGATTCTGAACGAGGACCCAAACCAGAACCCCCTGGGAGTGGCAGTCCCGCACCACCAAGAAGAAGGCGGCGAGCTCAAGATGACTCCCAGCGGAGATCCCTCCCAGCTGAAGAGGGGAGCAGTGGCAAAAAGGATGAAGGTGGGGGTGGTAGCAGCTCCCAAGACCATGGTGGGAGGAAACACAAAGGTGAACTTCCACCTTCATCCTGCCAGCGAAGAGCAGGCACCAAACGGAGCAGCAGGTCTAGCCATCGGAGCCAACCCAGTAGTGGAGATGAGGATAGTGATGATGCTTCCTCACACCGGCTGCACCAGAAGTCTCCATCCCAGTACagtgaggaagaagaagaggaagattcAGGCAGTGAGCATTCCCACAGCCGCTCAAGGTCTGGCCGGCGCCATTCCTCGCATCGTTCCTCCCGGCGTTCTTACTCAAGTAGCTCAGATGCCTCTTCAGACCAGAGCTGCTATAGTAGACAGCGCAGTTACTCTGATGACAGCTACAGTGACTACAGTGACAGATCACGAAGGCACTCCAAGCGCTCCCATGACTCAGATGACTCAGACTATGCCAGCTCCAAACACCGATCAAAACGGCACAAATATTCATCTTCTGATGATGACTATAGCCTCAGTTGCAGCCAGTCCCGAAGCCGATCTCGGAGTCATACCAGAGAGCGCTCAAGATCCCGGGGCCGCAGCCGCAGCAGCAGTTGTAGTCGTAGTCGAAGCAAGCGGAGAAGCCGTAGCACCACAGCCCACAGCTGGCAACGGAGCCGGAGCTATAGCCGGGACCGCAGCCGCAGCACCAGGAGCCCTTCCCAGAGATCAGGCTCCAGGAAGGGATCATGGGGTCACGAGAGCCCTGAGGAGAGGCATTCTGGGCGTCGGGACTTCATTCGTTCTAAGATCTACCGCTCCCAGTCCCCCCACTATTTCCGATCAGGCCGGGGAGAAGGTCCTGGGAAGAAAGATGATGGCAGAGGAGATGACAGTAAAGCAACAGGTCCACCTTCCCAGAACAGCAACATTGGCACAGGAAGAGGGTCAGAAGGTGACTGCAGTCCTGAAGACAAGAACTCTGTCACTGCCAAACTGCTACTGGAGAAGATCCAGTCAAGGAAAGTGGAGAGGAAACCTAGTGTGAGTGAGGAGGTGCAGGCCACCCCTAATAAAGCTGGGCCCAAGCTCAAGGACCCCCCACAAGGTTACTTTGGGCCCAAGCTCCCCCCATCTCTTGGCAATAAGCCTGTCCTTCCACTGATAGGGAAGCTCCCAGCTACCCGAAAGCCCAATAAGAAGTGTGAAGAGTCTGGCTTGGAAAGGGGGGAAGAGCAAGAACAGTCAGAGACAGAAGAGGGGCCCCCAGGGAGTAGTGATGCCCTATTTGCGCATCAGTTCCCTTCAGAGGAAACAACTGGCCCCTTATTAGACCCACCCCCAGAAGAGTCAAAGTCTGGAGAAGGTACTGCTGATCACCCTGTGGCTCCACTAGGCACCCCAGCACATTCTGACTGCTACCCTGGGGACCCAACCATCTCCCATAACTACCTCCCCGACCCCAGTGATGGGGACACCCTGGAGTCCCTGGATAGCAGCAGTCAGCCAGGCCCTGTGGAGTCCAGCTTGCTGCCTATAGCACCAGACCTTGAGCATTTCCCCAGTTATGCACCTCCCAGTGGGGATCCTAGTATTGAGTCAACAGATGGGGCTGAGGATGCTTCACTGGCCCCCCTGGAAAGCCAGCCCATCACCTTCACCCCTGAGGAGATGGAGAAGTACAGCAAGCTCCAGCAGGCTGCTCAGCAACACATCCAGCAGCAGCTTCTGGCCAAGCAAGTAAAGGCCTTTCCAGCCTCAGCTGCCCTGGCCCCAGCCACACCAGCCCTGCAACCCATCCACATTCAGCAGCCAGCTACAGCCTCTGCCACCTCCATCACAACTGTTCAGCATGCCATCCTACAACATcatgctgctgcagctgctgccgcCATCGGCATTcaccctcacccccatccccaacCACTTGCCCAGGTGCATCATATTCCCCAGCCCCATCTGACCCCCATTTCTTTGTCCCACCTCACTCACTCAATCATCCCTGGCCACCCTGCCACCTTTCTCGCTAGCCATCCCATCCACATCATTCCCGCCTCAGCCATCCATCCTGGGCCCTTCACCTTTCACCCTGTCCCACATGCTGCCCTCTACCCCACCCTACTTGCTCCACGGCCTGCTGCAGcagctgccactgcactccaccttcaCCCACTACTTCACCCCATCTTCTCAGGTCAGGACCTGCAACATCCCCCCAGCCATGGCACGTGA
- the ITGA2B gene encoding integrin alpha-IIb has translation MSIHPRGGLTHFLAILATMSPGAIALCSAHCSASYLGFQFDKKRLPVEESEGKEEELAHFCLGGCGRRKMARALCPLQALWLLEWVLLLLGPCAAPPAWALNLDPVQLTFYAGPNGSHFGFSLDFHKDSHGRVAIVVGAPRTLGPSQEETGGVFLCPWRAEGGQCPSLLFDLRDETRNVGSQTLQTFKARQGLGASVVSWSDVIVACAPWQHWNVLEKTEEAEKTPVGSCFLAQPESGRRAEYSPCRGNTLSRIYVENDFSWDKRYCEAGFSSVVTQAGELVLGAPGGYYFLGLLAQAPIADIFSSYRPGILLWHVSSQSLSFDSSNPEYFDGYWGYSVAVGEFDGDLNTTEYVVGAPTWSWTLGAVEILDSYYQRLHRLRGEQMASYFGHSVAVTDVNGDGRHDLLVGAPLYMESRADRKLAEVGRVYLFLQPRGPHALGAPSLLLTGTQLYGRFGSAIAPLGDLDRDGYNDIAVAAPYGGPSGRGQVLVFLGQSEGLRSRPSQVLDSPFPTGSAFGFSLRGAVDIDDNGYPDLIVGAYGANQVAVYRAQPVVKASVQLLVQDSLNPAVKSCVLPQTKTPVSCFNIQMCVGATGHNIPQKLSLNAELQLDRQKPRQGRRVLLLGSQQAGTTLNLDLGGKHSPICHTTMAFLRDEADFRDKLSPIVLSLNVSLPPTEAGMAPAVVLHGDTHVQEQTRIILDCGEDDVCVPQLQLTASVTGSPLLVGADNVLELQMDAANEGEGAYEAELAVHLPQGAHYMRALSNVEGFERLICNQKKENETRVVLCELGNPMKKNAQIGIAMLVSVGNLEEAGESVSFQLQIRSKNSQNPNSKIVLLDVPVRAEAQVELRGNSFPASLVVAAEEGEREQNSLDSWGPKVEHTYELHNNGPGTVNGLHLSIHLPGQSQPSDLLYILDIQPQGGLQCFPQPPVNPLKVDWGLPTPSPSPIHPAHHKRDRRQIFLPEPEQPSRLQDPVLVSCDSAPCTVVQCDLQEMARGQRAMVTVLAFLWLPSLYQRPLDQFVLQSHAWFNVSSLPYAVPPLSLPRGEAQVRTQLLRALEERAIPIWWVLVGVLGGLLLLTILVLAMWKVGFFKRNRPPLEEDDEEGE, from the exons ATGAGCATCCACCCTCGGGGTGGCCTCACCCACTTCCTGGCAATTCTAGCCACCATGAGTCCAGGGGCTATAGCCCTTTGCTCTGCCCATTGCTCAGCAAGTTACTTGGGGTTCCAGTTTGATAAGAAAAGACTTCCTGTGGAGGAAtctgaagggaaggaggaggagctggccCATTTCTGCCTGGGAGGTTGTGGAAGAAGGAAGATGGCCAGAGCTTTGTGTCCACTGCAAGCCCTCTGGCTTCTGGAGTGGGTGCTACTGCTCTTGGGACCTTGTGctgcccctccagcctgggccttgaACCTGGACCCAGTGCAGCTCACCTTCTATGCAGGCCCCAATGGCAGCCACTTTGGATTTTCACTGGACTTCCACAAGGACAGCCATGGGAG AGTGGCCATCGTGGTGGGCGCCCCGCGGACCCTGGGCCCCAGCCAGGAGGAGACGGGCGGCGTGTTCCTGTGCCCCTGGAGGGCCGAGGGCGGCCAGTGCCCCTCGCTGCTCTTTGACCTCC GTGATGAGACCCGAAATGTAGGCTCCCAAACTTTACAAACCTTCAAGGCCCGCCAAGGACTGGGGGCGTCGGTCGTCAGCTGGAGCGACGTCATTGTG GCCTGCGCCCCCTGGCAGCACTGGAACGTCCTAGAAAagactgaggaggctgagaagaCGCCCGTAGGTAGCTGCTTTTTGGCTCAGCCAGAGAGCGGCCGCCGCGCCGAGTACTCCCCTTGTCGCGGGAACACCCTGAGCCGCATTTACGTGGAAAATGATTTTA GCTGGGACAAGCGTTACTGTGAAGCGGGCTTCAGCTCCGTGGTCACTCAG GCCGGAGAGCTGGTGCTTGGGGCTCCTGGCGGCTATTATTTCTTAG GTCTCCTGGCCCAGGCTCCAATTGCGGATATTTTCTCGAGTTACCGCCCAGGCATCCTTTTGTGGCACGTGTCCTCCCAGAGCCTCTCCTTTGACTCCAGCAACCCAGAGTACTTCGACGGCTACTGGG GGTACTCGGTGGCCGTGGGCGAGTTCGACGGGGATCTCAACACTACAG AGTATGTCGTCGGTGCCCCCACTTGGAGCTGGACCCTGGGAGCG GTGGAAATTTTGGACTCCTACTACCAGAGGCTGCATCGGCTGCGCGGAGAGCAG ATGGCGTCGTATTTTGGGCATTCAGTGGCTGTCACTGACGTCAACGGGGATGG GAGGCATGATCTGCTGGTGGGCGCTCCACTGTATATGGAGAGCCGGGCAGACCGAAAACTGGCCGAAGTGGGGCGTGTGTATTTGTTCCTGCAGCCGCGAGGCCCCCACGCGCTGGGTGCCCCCAGCCTCCTGCTGACTGGCACACAGCTCTATGGGCGATTCGGCTCTGCCATCGCACCCCTGGGCGACCTCGACCGGGATGGCTACAATG ACATTGCAGTGGCTGCCCCCTACGGGGGTCCCAGTGGCCGGGGCCAAGTGCTGGTGTTCCTGGGTCAGAGTGAGGGGCTGAGGTCACGTCCCTCCCAGGTCCTGGACAGCCCCTTCCCCACAGGCTCTGCCTTTGGCTTCTCCCTTCGAGGTGCCGTAGACATCGATGACAACGGATACCCAG ACCTGATCGTGGGAGCTTACGGGGCCAACCAGGTGGCTGTGTACAG AGCTCAGCCAGTGGTGAAGGCCTCTGTCCAGCTACTGGTGCAAGATTCACTGAATCCTGCTGTGAAGAGCTGTGTCCTACCTCAGACCAAGACACCCGTGAGCTG CTTCAACATCCAGATGTGTGTTGGAGCCACTGGGCACAACATTCCTCAGAAGCTAT CCCTAAATGCCGAGCTGCAGCTGGACCGGCAGAAGCCCCGCCAGGGCCGGCGGGTGCTGCTGCTGGGCTCTCAACAGGCAGGCACCACCCTGAACCTGGATCTGGGCGGAAAGCACAGCCCCATCTGCCACACCACCATGGCCTTCCTTCGA GATGAGGCAGACTTCCGGGACAAGCTGAGCCCCATTGTGCTCAGCCTCAATGTGTCCCTACCGCCCACGGAGGCTGGAATGGCCCCTGCTGTCGTGCTGCATGGAGACACCCATGTGCAGGAGCAG ACACGAATCATCCTGGACTGTGGGGAAGATGACGTATGTGTGCCCCAGCTTCAGCTCACTGCCAGCGT GACGGGCTCCCCGCTCCTAGTTGGGGCAGATAATGTCCTGGAGCTGCAGATGGACGCAGCCAACGAGGGCGAGGGGGCCTATGAAGCAGAGCTGGCCGTGCACCTGCCCCAGGGCGCCCACTACATGCGGGCCCTAAGCAACGTCGAG GGCTTTGAGAGACTCATCTGTAATCAGAAGAAGGAGAATGAGACCAGGGTGGTGCTGTGTGAGCTGGGCAACCCCATGAAAAAGAACGCCCAG ATAGGAATAGCGATGTTGGTGAGCGTGGGGAATCTGGAAGAGGCTGGGGAGTCTGTGTCCTTCCAGCTGCAGATACGGAG CAAGAACAGCCAGAATCCAAACAGCAAGATTGTGCTGCTGGACGTGCCGGTCCGGGCAGAGGCCCAAGTGGAGCTGCGAGG GAACTCCTTTCCAGCCTCCCTGGTGGTGGCAGCAGAAGAAGGTGAGAGGGAGCAGAACAGCTTGGACAGCTGGGGACCCAAAGTGGAGCATACCTATGAG CTCCACAACAATGGCCCTGGGACTGTGAATGGTCTTCACCTCAGCATCCACCTTCCGGGACAGTCCCAGCCCTCCGACCTGCTCTACATCCTGGATATACAGCCCCAGGGGGGCCTTCAGTGCTTCCCACAGCCTCCTGTCAACCCTCTCAAG GTGGACTGGGGGctgcccacccccagcccctcccccattCACCCGGCCCATCACAAGCGGGATCGCAGACAGATCTTCCTGCCAGAGCCCGAGCAGCCCTCGAGGCTTCAGGATCCAGTTCTCGTA AGCTGCGACTCGGCGCCCTGTACTGTGGTGCAGTGTGACCTGCAGGAGATGGCGCGCGGGCAGCGGGCCATGGTCACGGTGCTGGCCTTCCTGTGGCTGCCCAGCCTCTACCAG